catctttttccattttattatcTTGCGTTGGTTATATAATTCCACGCATGTCACACACATCAGTGAGTACAACCCATTTAGTAGGAAAAGATGTGACCAACATTTTggaaattcgaatttttaagGAATACTGCAACAACTGAGATACAAGGGCCAACGATTCcattaaattaagaaagaacAGACATTGAGCTGACCATAGCACACCCCTGCCAACCTGGTGTCTCTAACTTCgtcttttctccccctttttttttttttaaaggaaaggTCTCTCTTTTAACATTCCTTTCCGATTGTTCGTAAGGGAAAAAACACTATTTTGTTTCCTCATAAATTCAATATTTAGATCATCCTTTCTGCTTCGTTGGATCTTGTAAACCTAATAAGATGAAATATTgatgttctttttaatttttttttacaggGTTGTGATGGATCAATTCTACTAGATGACACCGCGAACTTTACTGGGGAGAAGACGGCGTTTCCCAACTTGAACTCCTTGAGGGGATTCGATGTGGTTGACACCATCAAGTCAGAAGTGGAAAAACTGTGCCCTGGTGTCGTCTCGTGCGCTGACATCTTAGCCATTGTTGCGAGAGATTCCGTCGTCGAAGTAAGCACCCAACTCTTGAGATTTCTTAGAAcgtaattttattattaatatctcagaatattcttttgaattgaTATGAAGAAAATTTGAGTTTCCTAATCTTACGTGGattcattaaatttgattttcagtTGGGGGGACAGAGTTGGCAAGTTCAACTAGGAAGAAGAGATTCAACCACGGCGAGCCTGAACACTGCTAATACTGACCTCCCAGCTCCAACTCTTAATCTTAGTGCCCTAATCACTTCTTTCTCTAACAAAGGCTTCACTGCCGAAGAAATGGTAACCCTCTCAGGATCTCACACCATAGGCCAATCCAGGTGCGTGACATTCCGGGCCCGTCTTTACAACGAAAGCAACATAGACTCGTCGTTCGCCACAACTTTAAAAGCCAATTGCCCTAGCTCGGGAGGTGACAACAACCTCTCCCCTCTTGACGTCACCAGCCCGACGTCCTTCGACAATGCCTACTTCACCAACTTGGTGTGCCAAAAGGGTTTGCTTCATTCGGACCAGCAATTGTTCAGTGGAGGTTTGACGAATGCTCAAGTGACTGCCTACAGCAAGAACTTTGGCTCGTTCCAGAATGATTTTGCCAAGGCCATGGTCAAGATGGGTGGCCTTAGCCCTCTCACCGGGTCCACTGGTCAAATCAGGACGAATTGTAGAAGAGTCAATTGATTTTAATCCTGGATATTGTTCTTTTGGAGacgtttttctttatttaatctTGTAACCTTTCAAGATGATTGAGAATTATG
The sequence above is drawn from the Eucalyptus grandis isolate ANBG69807.140 chromosome 11, ASM1654582v1, whole genome shotgun sequence genome and encodes:
- the LOC104425095 gene encoding cationic peroxidase 1-like; this translates as MAFDTALKISFLFVVCVITSRSASAQLSNQNYYEKGCPKALQTIGSAVKSAVANESRMGASLLRLHFHDCFVNGCDGSILLDDTANFTGEKTAFPNLNSLRGFDVVDTIKSEVEKLCPGVVSCADILAIVARDSVVELGGQSWQVQLGRRDSTTASLNTANTDLPAPTLNLSALITSFSNKGFTAEEMVTLSGSHTIGQSRCVTFRARLYNESNIDSSFATTLKANCPSSGGDNNLSPLDVTSPTSFDNAYFTNLVCQKGLLHSDQQLFSGGLTNAQVTAYSKNFGSFQNDFAKAMVKMGGLSPLTGSTGQIRTNCRRVN